Proteins from a single region of Salvelinus fontinalis isolate EN_2023a chromosome 15, ASM2944872v1, whole genome shotgun sequence:
- the LOC129811549 gene encoding UDP-glucose 4-epimerase-like, translating to MAQKVLVTGGGGYIGSHCVVELIDAGFCPVVIDNFSNAVRGEGDVPESLRRIEKILNTSIEFHELDLLDRPGLEKLFKQHSFSAVMHFAGLKAVGESVDQPLRYYQVNLTATMNLLEMMQTHGVHNLVFSSSATVYGDPQRLPIDEQHPVGGCTNPYGKTKYFIEEMIMDQCKAEKDWNAVLLRYFNPIGAHSSGLIGEDPQGIPNNLLPYVAQVAIGRRKHLNVFGNDYDTIDGTGVRDYIHVVDLAKGHIAALKKLKDNCGCKVYNLGTGTGYSVLQMVKAMEKASGIEIMYLIAPRRGGDVASCYADPCLAEKELGWKADFNLERMCKDLWRWQSKNPTGFTNNGPSS from the exons ATGGCACAGAAGGTCCTGGTTACTGGGGGAGGAGGCTACATCGGCAGCCACTGTGTGGTGGAACTGATTGACGCAGGATTCTGCCCTGTGGTCATAGATAACTTCAGCAATGCTGTCCGAG gagaaggagatgtCCCTGAGAGCCTGCGGAGGATAGAGAAGATCCTGAACACCAGCATTGAGTTCCATGAGCTGGACCTGCTGGACCGCCCAGGCTTGGAGAAGCTTTTCAAACAG CATTCATTCAGTGCTGTAATGCATTTTGCTGGTCTGAAAGCGGTGGGTGAGTCAGTTGATCAGCCATTGAGGTACTATCAGGTTAACCTCACTGCAACCATGAACTTGCTTGAG ATGATGCAGACTCATGGCGTGCACAATCTGGTCTTCAGCAGCTCAGCCACGGTGTATGGAGACCCCCAGCGGCTTCCCATAGACGAACAGCACCCTGTTGGGGGGTGCACCAACCCCTACGGCAAGACCAAGTACTTCATAGAGGAAATGATTATGGACCAGTGTAAGGCAGAGAAG GACTGGAACGCAGTGCTGCTGCGGTATTTCAACCCCATTGGGGCTCACTCCTCTGGGCTCATCGGAGAAGACCCTCAGGGCATCCCCAACAACCTGCTGCCCTATGTCGCCCAG GTTGCCATTGGGAGAAGAAAACACCTCAATGTGTTTGGGAATGACTACGACACTATTGATGGAACAG GGGTGCGAGATTACATCCATGTTGTGGATTTGGCCAAAGGACACATAGCTGCTCTCAAGAAACTGAAGGACAATTGTGGATGCAAA GTGTATAACTTAGGAACAGGAACAGGTTACTCTGTGCTCCAGATGGTAAAGGCTATGGAGAAGGCCTCAGGGATAGAG ATCATGTACCTGATTGCCCCCCGACGAGGAGGAGATGTAGCGTCCTGCTATGCTGACCCCTGTCTGGCTGAGAAAGAGCTGGGCTGGAAAGCTGACTTCAACCTGGAGAGAATGT GTAAGGACCTGTGGCGCTGGCAGTCCAAAAACCCAACTGGATTCACCAATAACGGCCCGTCTTCATGA
- the zbtb8a gene encoding zinc finger and BTB domain-containing protein 8A, with the protein MAMVTEMGAYRATGEPNHLQAQRWYHTDITADHQSYLLKQLDNQRRQELFCDCNVLVEGQLFKAHRNVLFGSSGYFRMLLSHGADDNAEPVSTSFEVFSPDTFTVILDFIYSGQLDLSSHNVIEVMSAASYLQMNNVISYCKDFIKSSLEISAKEDDVRYLSLSENSYPQGGREDNAIDHQAATSISPPSALWTHDSSRPQSSRYLVKELDLDAAVLKQDLSSPPPSQQHSPEVEVLPDAEEPQFARPRAERRRKGAGKRKPYCMRSSTDEALAIQEARSQTAQKADELYATLPTIVGVVGLFNKDPNPSMRFKCPFCTHTVKRKADLKRHLRCHTGERPYPCQACNKRFTRLEHLRSHFETIHQARKLVCRKCKRQVTEQSGRVVCEGLRRYRMCTECIQETGCEDLPIDGLEGASEEPTLLLGVDGEEEDGDTQRSWLVTDDDDLAEDSGADLIIQEVEDSDEELQ; encoded by the exons atggcaatGGTGACAGAGATGGGGGCATATCGGGCAACGGGCGAACCAAATCACCT ACAGGCCCAGCGGTGGTACCATACGGACATCACAGCTGATCACCAGAGCTATCTGCTGAAGCAGTTGGATAATCAGAGGCGTCAGGAGCTGTTCTGTGACTGCAACGTTCTGGTGGAGGGCCAGCTTTTCAAGGCCCACCGCAATGTCCTTTTCGGCAGCAGCGGCTACTTCCGTATGCTGCTTTCCCATGGGGCCGATGACAACGCAGAGCCGGTCAGCACCTCCTTCGAGGTCTTTAGCCCCGACACGTTCACCGTCATCCTGGACTTCATCTACTCTGGACAGCTGGACCTCTCCAGCCACAATGTGATCGAGGTGATGTCCGCTGCCAGCTACCTGCAGATGAACAACGTCATCAGCTACTGCAAGGACTTCATCAAGTCCTCCCTGGAGATCAGTGCCAAAGAGGATGATGTCCGCTACCTCAGCTTGTCTGAGAACAGCTATCCTCAGGGGGGTAGGGAGGACAACGCCATAGACCACCAAGCAGCCACCTCCATCagccctccctctgccctctggaCCCACGACAGCTCCAGGCCCCAGTCCTCCAGGTACCTGGTGAAGGAGTTGGACCTGGATGCTGCAGTTCTAAAGCAGGATCTCAGTTCCCCTCCGCCCAGCCAGCAGCACAGCCCTGAGGTGGAGGTGTTGCCGGATGCAGAGGAGCCCCAGTTTGCCCGGCCTCGTGCGGAGCGCAGACGGAAAGGGGCTGGCAAGAGGAAACCCTACTGCATGCGCTCCTCAACAGATGAGGCCCTGGCCATACAAGAGGCCCGGTCACAAACGGCACAGAAGGCAGATGAACTGTATGCCACTCTACCTACCATTGTGGGTGTTGTGGGACTCTTTAACAAAG ACCCTAACCCCTCCATGCGCTTCAAGTGCCCGTTCTGCACTCACACGGTCAAGAGGAAGGCAGACCTGAAGAGGCACCTGCGCTGTCACACGGGCGAGCGGCCGTATCCCTGCCAGGCCTGCAACAAACGCTTCACCCGCCTGGAGCACCTTCGCAGCCATTTCGAGACG ATCCATCAGGCCAGGAAGCTGGTGTGCAGGAAGTGTAAGCGTCAGGTGACAGAGCAGAGTGGGCGGGTAGTGTGTGAGGGCTTGCGGCGCTACCGAATGTGTACTGAGTGCATCCAGGAGACGGGCTGTGAGGATCTGCCTATCGATGGCCTGGAGGGGGCTAGCGAGGAGCCTACCCTGCTGCTGGGGGTGgacggggaggaggaggatggagacacacagaggagtTGGCTGGTAACCGATGATGACGACCTGGCAGAAGACTCAGGAGCTGACCTTATCATACAGGAAGTGGAAGACAGCGATGAGGAGCTTcagtga
- the hmgcl gene encoding hydroxymethylglutaryl-CoA lyase, mitochondrial, with product MAAVMRFVNRSTFGSRMGHQCLFFSCSAAVAKSVQVGASAGKALPERVKIVEVGPRDGLQNEKTLVPTEVKIHLIDMLSEAGLPVIEATSFVSPKWVPQMADQVEVMKGINRRPGVSYPVLTPNLKGFQAAVKAGAAEVAIFGAASELFSKKNINCSVDESLQRFEEVTKAAKEAGVRVRGYVSCVLGCPYEGQVSPDKVAQVAKRLYSMGCYEISLGDTIGVGTPGGMTEMLEAVSREVPVDALAVHCHDTYGQALANILIALQMGISVVDSSVAGLGGCPYAQGASGNVATEDVVYMLHGLGIQTGVDLPKLMDAGAFICSSLNRKTSSKVAQATCKL from the exons ATGGCGGCTGTCATGAGATTTGTCAACCGAAGCACCTTTGGTTCTAGAATGGGTCATCAATGTTTATTCTTCAGTTGTTCAGCAGCAGTGGCGAAATCA GTTCAGGTTGGTGCATCTGCAGGGAAGGCTCTCCCAGAGAGGGTAAAGATAGTGGAGGTTGGACCCAGAGATGGTCTTCAGAATGAAAAG ACTCTTGTCCCTACTGAAGTTAAGATTCACCTGATTGACATGCTCTCAGAGGCGGGTCTTCCTGTCATTGAAGCCACAAGCTTTGTCTCTCCAAAATGGGTCCCACAG ATGGCCGACCAGGTAGAGGTGATGAAGGGGATCAACAGACGGCCTGGTGTGTCCTATCCCGTACTGACCCCCAACCTCAAGGGCTTCCAGGCAGCT GTGAAGGCAGGAGCAGCAGAGGTGGCCATATTTGGGGCAGCCTCTGAGCTGTTTAGTAAGAAGAACATCAACTGCTCTGTGGATGAGAGCCTGCAGCGCTTTGAGGAGGTCACCAAAGCAGCCAAAGAGGCCGGTGTGCGAGTCAGAGG GTATGTGTCATGTGTGCTGGGATGCCCATATGAGGGCCAGGTGTCACCAGACAAAGTGGCTCAG GTAGCCAAGCGTCTGTATTCCATGGGTTGCTATGAGATCTCTCTGGGCGACACCATAGGTGTGGGCACACCGGGCGGCATGACTGAGATGCTGGAGGCAGTGAGCAGGGAGGTGCCTGTTGACGCCTTGGCAGTCCACTGCCATGACACCTATGGTCAGGCTCTGGCCAACATCCTTATCGCCCTGCAG ATGGGCATCAGTGTTGTGGACTCGTCCGTGGCTGGCCTGGGCGGGTGTCCATATGCACAAGGGGCTTCTGGGAATGTGGCCACAGAGGATGTGGTGTACATGCTGCATGGACTCGGCATTCAGACA gGAGTGGACCTGCCCAAGCTGATGGATGCTGGAGCGTTCATCTGTAGTTCCCTGAACAGAAAGACTAGCTCTAAAGTGGCCCAGGCAACCTGCAAACTCTGA
- the gjb3 gene encoding gap junction protein beta 3, producing MDWKTFQALLSGVNKYSTAFGRIWLSVVFVFRVMVYVVAAERVWGDEQKDFDCNTKQPGCANVCYDHYFPISHIRLWALQLIFVTCPSLMVVMHVAYRDERERKYHAKHGNKAKLYENTGKKHGGLWWTYLLSLFVKTGIEISFLYILHKIYDSFYLPRLVKCEVSPCPNQVDCYIGHPTEKKVFTYFMVGASALCIVLNVCEIIYLVSKGVARMAQKMKRRERTLALHERYDKDNSCSACSTLPMSRLEKQSLKPQFPGHLQATLPAHMHASAPNLS from the coding sequence ATGGATTGGAAGACCTTCCAAGCCCTCCTAAGTGGGGTGAATAAGTACTCCACTGCGTTCGGCCGTATCTGGCTCTCTGTGGTGTTTGTGTTCAGGGTAATGGTGTACGTGGTGGCGGCAGAACGCGTGTGGGGCGATGAGCAGAAGGACTTTGACTGCAACACCAAGCAGCCCGGCTGTGCTAACGTCTGCTACGACCACTACTTCCCCATCTCCCACATCCGCCTGTGGGCCCTGCAGCTCATCTTCGTCACCTGCCCCTCCTTGATGGTGGTGATGCATGTGGCGTATCGCGATGAACGTGAGCGGAAGTACCACGCCAAGCATGGCAACAAGGCCAAGCTGTACGAGAACACAGGCAAAAAGCACGGCGGCCTCTGGTGGACCTACCTGCTCAGCCTCTTCGTCAAGACAGGCATCGAGATCTCCTTCCTCTACATCCTCCACAAAATCTATGACAGCTTCTACCTGCCCAGGCTGGTCAAGTGTGAGGTCAGCCCCTGCCCCAATCAGGTGGACTGCTACATCGGCCACCCCACAGAGAAGAAGGTCTTCACCTACTTCATGGTGGGCGCCTCGGCCCTCTGCATCGTGCTCAACGTCTGTGAGATCATCTACCTCGTCTCCAAGGGCGTCGCTCGCATGGCACAAAAGATGAAGAGAAGAGAGCGCACCTTGGCCTTGCATGAACGGTACGACAAGGATAATTCCTGCAGCGCCTGCAGCACTCTACCTATGTCTCGGCTGGAGAAACAATCCTTAAAGCCCCAGTTTCCAGGCCACCTACAAGCCACCTTACCGGCTCACATGCATGCGTCTGCCCCTAACCTGTCCTAG